CCCCCGCCGGGGCTACGAGGCCGCTTCGTGGACGGTTCGGGCCCTGTGGGTCTCCTCACCCGGGGCGGCCCTCCGCGATGGCTCAAATGTGATCTGCGCCTCGAAGGCGGCGCGCCGGGTGGCCCGGCGCAGCGCCCGCAGGACGGCGGTGCCGAGGGTGAGCGTGAGCACCAGCGTCATCGCCGCCCGGCCCAGGTCCCAGCCGAGGGAGGTCGCCAGACAGTAGGCGAGGAAACGGGCCAGGTTGTCGGCGAGCGGATCGCCCGGCTGGAAGGAGATCCCCGAGGACAGCCCGCCGAGATAGGTCCACCCCTGGAGGTTCATGGCGGTGCCGTACGCGAACGAGGCGACCGTGCCGTACGCCCCGAGCAGCCACAGCTCGGCCCGGCCCCGGATACGGCCGGGGCCCGGCAGCAGCCCCGCGCCCAGCGTGAACCAGCCCATGGCGAGCATCTGGAACGGCATCCAGGGGCCGACCCCGCCGGTCAGCAGCGCGGACGCGAACATCGTCACGGAGCCGAGGACGAAGCCGAGGCCCGGTCCGAGCACCCGTCCGCTCAGCACCATCAGGAAGAACATCGGCTCCAGACCGGCCGTTCCGGCGCCGAGCGGCCGCAGCGCGGCCCCCACCGCCGCGAGCACCCCGACCATGGCCACCGCCTTGGCTTCGAGCCCGGAGTCCGCGATCGTCGC
The nucleotide sequence above comes from Streptomyces clavuligerus. Encoded proteins:
- a CDS encoding ECF transporter S component, coding for MRLGPRAAAVLVLVSAFGVAAFGWPLLAAGGSQVAAHHTDAPWLFAALLPLLVAVVVATIADSGLEAKAVAMVGVLAAVGAALRPLGAGTAGLEPMFFLMVLSGRVLGPGLGFVLGSVTMFASALLTGGVGPWMPFQMLAMGWFTLGAGLLPGPGRIRGRAELWLLGAYGTVASFAYGTAMNLQGWTYLGGLSSGISFQPGDPLADNLARFLAYCLATSLGWDLGRAAMTLVLTLTLGTAVLRALRRATRRAAFEAQITFEPSRRAAPGEETHRARTVHEAAS